Proteins encoded by one window of Azospirillum brasilense:
- the oxlT gene encoding oxalate/formate MFS antiporter, translated as MHQALTEAPKGPLGGRWFQLVIGVICMSMIANLQYGWTLFVEPIDQKHGWGRAAIQVAFTIFVVMETWLVPVEGWFVDKFGPRIVVLIGGVLCAVAWAVNSVADSLAMLYLGAALGGIGAGGVYGTCVGNALKWFPDRRGLAAGLTAAGFGAGSALTVVPIANMIHSSGYEATFMTFGIGQGAVILALAWFLASPKKGQVPEVTRSAVSQTRESYTPVQMLKTPVFWVMYAMFVMVAAGGLMATAQLGPIAKDFHLDGVPVSIMGLTLPALTFALSIDRVLNGVTRPFFGWVSDHIGRENTMFIAFALECVGILALNQWGHNPVAFVILTGLVFFAWGEIYSLFPALCGDSFGSKFATTNAGLLYTAKGTASLVVPFANVAVASTGSWQAVFFFAAAVNGIAALLAIFVLKPMRARQINESLPTSKLAAEPAQ; from the coding sequence ATGCACCAAGCCCTCACGGAGGCCCCGAAGGGGCCCCTCGGTGGCCGCTGGTTCCAGCTCGTCATCGGCGTCATCTGCATGTCGATGATCGCGAACCTGCAGTATGGCTGGACTCTGTTCGTCGAGCCCATCGACCAGAAGCATGGCTGGGGCCGTGCGGCCATCCAGGTGGCCTTCACCATCTTCGTCGTCATGGAAACCTGGCTGGTTCCCGTCGAAGGCTGGTTCGTCGACAAGTTCGGCCCGCGCATCGTCGTCCTGATCGGCGGCGTGCTCTGCGCCGTGGCCTGGGCGGTCAACTCGGTGGCCGACTCGCTCGCCATGCTCTATCTGGGCGCGGCGCTGGGCGGCATCGGTGCCGGCGGCGTCTACGGCACCTGCGTGGGCAACGCGCTGAAGTGGTTCCCCGACCGCCGCGGCCTCGCCGCCGGCCTGACCGCCGCCGGGTTCGGCGCCGGTTCGGCCCTCACGGTCGTTCCCATCGCCAACATGATCCACTCCTCGGGCTACGAAGCCACCTTCATGACCTTCGGCATCGGCCAGGGCGCGGTGATCCTCGCGCTGGCGTGGTTCCTGGCGTCGCCGAAGAAGGGGCAGGTTCCGGAGGTCACCCGCTCGGCGGTGTCGCAGACCCGCGAGAGCTACACCCCCGTCCAGATGCTGAAGACCCCGGTCTTCTGGGTCATGTACGCCATGTTCGTGATGGTGGCGGCGGGCGGCCTGATGGCGACCGCGCAGCTCGGCCCGATCGCCAAGGACTTCCACCTGGACGGCGTCCCCGTCAGCATCATGGGCCTGACCCTGCCGGCGCTGACCTTCGCCCTGTCGATCGACCGCGTGCTGAACGGCGTCACCCGCCCCTTCTTCGGCTGGGTGTCGGACCACATCGGCCGCGAGAACACCATGTTCATCGCCTTCGCCCTGGAGTGCGTCGGCATCCTGGCGCTGAACCAGTGGGGCCACAACCCCGTCGCCTTCGTGATCCTGACGGGTCTGGTGTTCTTCGCCTGGGGTGAGATCTACAGCCTGTTCCCGGCGCTGTGCGGCGACTCCTTCGGCTCGAAGTTCGCCACCACCAACGCCGGCCTGCTGTACACCGCCAAGGGCACCGCGTCGCTGGTCGTTCCCTTCGCCAACGTGGCGGTGGCCTCGACCGGCAGCTGGCAGGCGGTGTTCTTCTTCGCCGCCGCGGTGAACGGCATCGCCGCTTTGCTGGCCATCTTCGTCCTGAAGCCGATGCGCGCCCGCCAGATCAACGAGAGCCTGCCGACCTCGAAGCTGGCGGCGGAGCCGGCCCAGTAA
- a CDS encoding IS630 family transposase, which produces MDIAAERAAYRDDAVVHEPARLVFLDETGINTQMTPTQARAPRGQRALGSVPCGSWHRVTVLGALSAEGMLAAMSIEASTSSAVFLAFVEQVLLPVLRRDKPGAVVVMDNLSAHKRADILAAFETAGIRVRFLPRYSPDLSPIEPGWAKLKGILRAKEARTVEALNEELGPALNAITATDAKAWFKLCGYPNLN; this is translated from the coding sequence ATGGATATCGCCGCGGAACGCGCGGCCTACCGGGACGATGCGGTGGTCCACGAACCGGCGCGTTTGGTTTTCCTCGATGAAACCGGCATCAACACCCAGATGACGCCCACCCAGGCCCGGGCGCCGCGCGGCCAGCGGGCGCTCGGGTCCGTGCCCTGTGGGTCGTGGCACCGCGTCACGGTGCTCGGGGCGTTGAGCGCCGAAGGCATGCTGGCCGCCATGAGCATCGAGGCGTCTACCTCCTCGGCCGTGTTTCTCGCCTTTGTCGAGCAGGTGCTCTTGCCCGTGCTCCGGCGCGACAAACCCGGCGCCGTGGTCGTGATGGACAACCTTTCCGCTCACAAGCGGGCCGATATCCTCGCCGCCTTTGAGACCGCAGGGATCCGTGTCCGCTTCCTCCCGCGCTACTCGCCCGACCTGTCGCCCATCGAGCCCGGCTGGGCCAAGCTCAAAGGAATCCTGCGCGCCAAGGAAGCCCGCACCGTCGAGGCCCTCAACGAGGAACTCGGCCCAGCCCTCAATGCGATCACCGCCACCGACGCCAAAGCGTGGTTCAAGCTATGCGGCTACCCGAATCTAAACTGA
- a CDS encoding site-specific integrase — protein MEGMAKLPYLQKHPRTGMYWFRGLVPKELQGVLGRKEIIESLRTKDASEVPARYADARKRFEDKLALARSGDWPGVSLDAIEIVAHHWARWHWETNPEVDPLGSNRGLGLGSECELVESLKTYLASRDIRLGDQAFQILVGCATAEHHEMYGGWAPDVDQLVRRRLRDTCVAVAPNAGQQQSATEVSPQRLQSFKEKAARPFTSFLDEFLRARGHLDADGNYTSSGKGYKKTFERLAKLVGEKPIADIDTYDIESFYQKLLVTSSDKGNGALAYDSVNRSISNIRVFFTWAYARHLIDENPARKVTVERTAFATANQKGDRVYSIDDLKRIFNVPLYTGCLDEHRIYEPGSRILRGDHRYWFPLVGLYTGMRLSEIAQLEFDDLIVLNGRVHFSVNPVSKNGNKKNLKTASAVRQVPMHNDLEDLGFLDWVEGRKLLSKDGRIFLGFNYSKWWNAVFLVNIKMKTRTKVFHSFRHTFADALRAATDNAETRDRLMGHFRQGTGALYGSRDLLPHESDVIDSVAFPGLDLKHLR, from the coding sequence ATGGAAGGCATGGCGAAACTACCCTATCTGCAAAAGCACCCGCGTACGGGTATGTACTGGTTCCGGGGTCTCGTGCCCAAGGAGCTTCAAGGCGTCCTGGGACGGAAAGAGATCATCGAGAGTCTGCGGACCAAGGATGCATCCGAAGTGCCCGCCCGTTACGCGGATGCACGCAAGCGATTCGAAGATAAGCTCGCGCTTGCTCGTTCGGGTGATTGGCCGGGCGTTTCTTTGGATGCGATAGAGATTGTTGCACACCATTGGGCACGCTGGCATTGGGAGACGAATCCTGAAGTCGATCCCCTAGGGAGCAATCGCGGTCTTGGGCTTGGTAGCGAGTGCGAACTCGTAGAATCCCTCAAGACCTACCTTGCTTCTCGCGACATCCGCCTTGGAGACCAAGCATTCCAGATACTTGTCGGCTGTGCGACCGCAGAGCACCATGAGATGTACGGTGGTTGGGCGCCTGACGTTGACCAACTGGTTCGTAGACGCCTGAGAGACACGTGCGTGGCAGTCGCGCCGAATGCCGGGCAGCAGCAGTCCGCTACTGAGGTAAGTCCTCAACGCCTACAGTCCTTTAAGGAGAAGGCCGCGCGCCCCTTTACGTCGTTCTTGGATGAATTTCTTCGCGCACGTGGTCATCTCGACGCGGACGGCAACTACACGAGTAGTGGAAAGGGATATAAGAAGACGTTTGAACGTTTGGCAAAGCTGGTCGGCGAGAAGCCTATTGCGGATATTGATACGTACGATATTGAATCATTCTATCAGAAGCTTCTTGTTACCTCCAGCGATAAAGGGAATGGCGCACTTGCTTATGACTCTGTCAATCGGTCCATTAGCAACATTCGCGTGTTTTTTACATGGGCATATGCGCGTCATCTAATCGATGAGAACCCGGCCCGGAAGGTCACCGTGGAGCGGACGGCGTTTGCTACTGCTAATCAGAAGGGCGACCGGGTATATTCGATAGACGACCTCAAGCGTATCTTCAACGTGCCTCTCTATACCGGATGCCTAGACGAACATCGTATCTACGAACCCGGCTCGCGCATCCTACGCGGTGACCACCGCTACTGGTTTCCGCTCGTGGGTCTTTACACTGGGATGCGCTTGTCAGAGATCGCTCAGTTAGAGTTTGATGATTTGATCGTTCTGAATGGGCGAGTGCACTTTTCTGTGAACCCCGTGTCAAAGAACGGGAACAAGAAGAATCTGAAAACTGCCTCAGCGGTGAGGCAAGTGCCGATGCACAACGACCTGGAGGACTTGGGGTTCTTGGATTGGGTAGAAGGGCGGAAGCTGCTTTCGAAAGATGGGCGAATATTTCTTGGATTTAACTATTCAAAGTGGTGGAATGCCGTCTTTCTGGTTAATATCAAGATGAAGACGCGAACGAAGGTGTTCCATTCGTTCCGGCACACGTTCGCCGATGCGCTCCGTGCGGCTACCGACAACGCGGAGACACGAGATCGCTTAATGGGGCATTTTCGGCAGGGCACTGGGGCGCTTTACGGGTCACGCGACCTGCTCCCGCACGAGAGCGACGTCATTGATTCGGTCGCGTTCCCCGGCCTCGACCTAAAACACCTACGATAG
- a CDS encoding reverse transcriptase domain-containing protein, which produces MAVPALQRLARISNLKAVWDASGDAKGGKKAAGPDGRRPEAFALKLIDNLSEVRVQLLDGSFRFDPLRAVAFQKPNSSKYRIICIPNVRDRLVQRALVAFLTKETDRLKLENNASFGFISGRDRGVAGAVKTACRRRGQLPWAFKSDILSFFDEIDRQILVDRLRRCVRSVSVLKLLEQAVNCEIGEVDPDTRKKIATTSIRNGKGLRQGMPLSPVLSNFFLAPFDRHFNDRRENLVRYADDFIVFAESREECEAYHTVCCDLLSELNLGIPAIAAESKTKIYAPDEPAEFLGYEISPISSRRYRPRIPEVAFRELTDKVRSFQSYSTVPKKAKSIESALAQLGRIVDGYVHAYHLGDNIKDLESHLINLQAQCRQRLFESLFGNAAVAALTVEQRKFLSLT; this is translated from the coding sequence TTGGCAGTACCCGCGCTTCAAAGACTTGCCCGCATCAGCAATCTCAAAGCCGTGTGGGATGCGTCTGGTGACGCCAAAGGGGGCAAGAAGGCCGCCGGACCTGATGGTAGGCGCCCTGAAGCGTTTGCCTTGAAGCTAATTGACAACCTATCTGAGGTGCGCGTCCAGTTGCTGGACGGCAGCTTTCGATTCGACCCGCTGCGGGCTGTGGCCTTCCAGAAGCCGAACTCATCCAAGTACCGGATCATCTGCATTCCCAATGTGCGTGATCGTCTCGTCCAGAGAGCGTTGGTTGCGTTCCTGACCAAGGAGACTGACCGGCTGAAGCTTGAGAACAACGCAAGCTTTGGATTCATTAGTGGTCGAGATCGCGGAGTGGCGGGGGCCGTCAAGACTGCTTGTAGACGGCGAGGTCAACTGCCTTGGGCCTTCAAGTCCGACATCTTGTCGTTCTTCGACGAGATCGATCGTCAGATCTTGGTGGATCGCCTGAGGCGGTGTGTTCGGAGCGTATCGGTTCTTAAGTTGCTTGAGCAAGCTGTCAACTGTGAGATCGGTGAAGTAGACCCGGATACCAGGAAGAAGATTGCCACCACGAGTATTAGGAACGGTAAGGGGTTGAGGCAGGGTATGCCCCTCTCGCCTGTACTATCGAACTTCTTTCTTGCTCCATTTGACAGGCATTTTAACGACCGTCGAGAAAACCTCGTCCGGTACGCTGATGACTTTATCGTGTTTGCAGAATCTCGGGAGGAATGCGAGGCGTACCACACTGTCTGTTGTGATTTGCTTTCTGAACTGAACCTTGGCATTCCAGCTATTGCAGCAGAGAGCAAGACGAAGATCTACGCGCCCGATGAACCTGCGGAGTTCCTAGGGTATGAAATCTCACCGATTTCTTCTCGCAGATATCGTCCCAGGATTCCTGAGGTTGCTTTTCGGGAATTGACAGATAAGGTAAGGAGCTTTCAGTCGTACTCGACAGTCCCTAAGAAGGCAAAGTCTATTGAGTCTGCCTTGGCGCAGCTTGGCCGGATTGTGGATGGCTATGTCCATGCATACCATCTCGGGGATAACATCAAGGATCTCGAATCCCACCTAATCAATCTTCAGGCGCAGTGCCGTCAAAGACTGTTCGAGAGCCTGTTCGGCAATGCTGCGGTTGCTGCGTTGACCGTCGAGCAGAGGAAGTTCCTTTCACTAACCTAA
- a CDS encoding IS630 transposase-related protein, whose translation MGQPYSADLRERVLLAYERHEGGPELLARRFQISRACAYNWVRAARLEGRRVAKPHAGGVPAKLDAEGVSVLRALVREDNDATLAQYRDRLAARTGIALSPAVVCRTLKRLGLARKKRR comes from the coding sequence ATGGGCCAGCCATATTCCGCCGATCTGCGCGAACGGGTTCTGCTGGCTTATGAGCGCCACGAGGGCGGCCCCGAGTTGCTGGCGCGGCGCTTCCAGATCAGCCGAGCCTGCGCGTACAACTGGGTGCGGGCCGCGCGCCTTGAGGGGCGGCGGGTCGCCAAGCCCCATGCCGGCGGCGTACCAGCCAAACTGGACGCGGAGGGCGTGAGCGTGCTGCGGGCCTTGGTGCGGGAGGATAATGACGCGACACTGGCACAGTACCGCGACCGGTTGGCCGCACGCACCGGCATCGCGCTGAGCCCGGCGGTGGTGTGCCGCACCTTGAAGCGGCTGGGGTTGGCGCGCAAAAAAAGACGCTGA
- a CDS encoding recombinase family protein encodes MKPVQAIAYLRTSSAANVGGDSDQRQRAAVDSYASRAGFEVVKEFYDAAVSGADPIDQRDGFTSLLAWATETNVTTIIVENASRFARDLIVQEVGYASLKAQGFTLIAADDPDAFTADTPTARMVRQILGAVSEFEKANLVAKLKGARDRKSAAAGKRIEGRKGYDDTNPDVVREAKRLARKNPKTGKTRSLREIAAELARLGHVTRAGKPFSASQVSRLLAY; translated from the coding sequence ATGAAGCCCGTCCAGGCAATCGCGTACCTTCGGACCAGTTCTGCGGCGAACGTCGGTGGTGACAGCGACCAGCGCCAGCGCGCCGCCGTGGACAGCTACGCGAGCCGCGCCGGGTTCGAGGTCGTGAAGGAGTTCTACGACGCGGCGGTGAGCGGGGCGGACCCTATCGACCAGCGGGACGGCTTCACGTCCTTGCTGGCGTGGGCGACCGAGACCAACGTCACGACGATCATCGTGGAGAACGCCAGCCGCTTCGCCCGCGACCTGATCGTGCAGGAGGTCGGCTACGCCTCGCTGAAGGCCCAGGGCTTCACGCTGATCGCCGCCGACGATCCCGACGCCTTCACTGCCGACACCCCCACCGCGCGCATGGTCCGGCAGATTCTGGGCGCCGTGAGCGAGTTTGAAAAGGCCAACCTCGTTGCCAAGCTGAAGGGCGCGCGCGACCGGAAGTCGGCAGCAGCGGGGAAGCGCATCGAAGGTCGGAAGGGGTACGACGACACCAACCCGGACGTGGTGCGCGAGGCCAAGCGCCTCGCCAGAAAGAACCCGAAGACAGGCAAGACCCGGTCTCTTCGGGAGATCGCGGCTGAACTGGCCCGGCTCGGGCATGTTACCCGCGCCGGGAAGCCGTTCAGCGCCTCCCAGGTGTCCCGACTGCTGGCCTACTAA
- a CDS encoding GNAT family N-acetyltransferase → MDQRIAEQNAAQNAADQPTIEITLAKSDADIADSYAVVKELRTHMTDPDAYAAQIRRQMEDGYNLALLRIDGEVAGCGGFRVHETLSRGRYMYVEDLVTSPKHRSFGLGDKLFDWLAGQAREKGCAQMEIISGVQRGDAHRFYHRKRMTVKAFQLVLPLT, encoded by the coding sequence ATGGACCAGCGGATCGCCGAACAGAACGCCGCTCAGAACGCTGCCGACCAGCCCACCATCGAGATCACCCTGGCGAAGTCCGACGCCGACATCGCCGACAGCTACGCGGTGGTGAAGGAACTGCGCACCCACATGACCGACCCCGACGCCTACGCCGCCCAGATCCGCCGCCAGATGGAGGACGGCTACAACCTCGCTCTCCTGCGCATCGACGGCGAGGTGGCCGGCTGCGGCGGCTTCCGCGTTCACGAGACGCTGTCGCGCGGTCGCTATATGTATGTTGAGGATCTCGTCACCTCGCCGAAGCACCGTTCCTTCGGTCTGGGCGACAAGCTGTTCGATTGGCTGGCCGGTCAGGCCCGCGAAAAGGGATGCGCCCAGATGGAGATCATCTCCGGCGTCCAGCGCGGCGACGCGCACCGTTTCTATCACCGCAAGCGCATGACGGTTAAGGCGTTCCAGCTCGTCCTGCCGCTCACCTGA
- a CDS encoding aldo/keto reductase: MTIPTTRLPSGTAVPVLGQGTWYMGEDSRDRAREAAALRLGLDLGMTLIDTAEMYADGGAEEVVGEAIAGRRDEVFLVSKVLPMNASRRGTIAACERSLKRLRTDRIDLYLLHWRGSHDFSETIEAFDTLMRDGKIGRWGVSNLDLQDMEELVGTPGGEGVQTNQLLYNLTRRGIEYDLLPWCRGRGIPIMAYSPIEQGRMLRHPELRRVADRHGATPAQVGLAWLLRQDGMIAIPKASDPAHVRDNRAAADLRLDEQDLADLDRAFPPPREPRPLEML; this comes from the coding sequence ATGACCATTCCGACGACACGCCTTCCTTCGGGAACCGCCGTGCCGGTGCTCGGCCAGGGCACCTGGTACATGGGCGAGGACAGCCGCGACCGCGCGCGGGAGGCGGCGGCGCTGCGGCTCGGCCTCGACCTCGGCATGACGCTGATCGACACGGCGGAGATGTATGCCGACGGCGGAGCGGAGGAGGTGGTCGGCGAGGCCATCGCCGGGCGCCGCGACGAGGTGTTCCTGGTCAGCAAGGTGCTGCCGATGAACGCCAGCCGCCGCGGCACCATCGCGGCCTGCGAACGCAGCCTGAAGCGCCTGCGCACCGATCGCATCGACCTCTATCTGCTGCACTGGCGCGGCAGCCACGATTTTTCCGAAACCATCGAGGCTTTCGACACGCTGATGCGCGACGGCAAGATCGGCCGATGGGGCGTCAGCAACCTGGATCTCCAGGACATGGAGGAGTTGGTCGGCACGCCGGGCGGGGAGGGGGTGCAGACCAACCAGCTCCTCTACAACCTGACCCGCCGCGGCATCGAATACGACCTGCTGCCCTGGTGCCGTGGGCGGGGCATTCCGATCATGGCCTATTCGCCCATTGAGCAGGGGCGCATGCTGCGCCATCCGGAGCTTCGCCGCGTCGCCGACCGGCACGGCGCGACGCCGGCCCAGGTCGGGCTGGCTTGGCTGCTCCGCCAGGACGGGATGATCGCCATCCCCAAGGCGTCGGATCCCGCCCACGTCCGCGACAACCGGGCCGCCGCCGATTTGCGGCTGGACGAGCAGGATCTCGCGGACCTCGACCGGGCCTTCCCGCCGCCCCGCGAGCCGCGCCCGCTGGAGATGCTGTAG
- a CDS encoding histone deacetylase family protein: MTTAIFTHPDFLAHDTGPGHPERPERIAVVWEVLDRDEFRDLPRFEAPEAEVEQLRWVHDPAYVDAVLNAVPDSGHVRLDADTVLSPTSRSAILRAAGAVCAAVDAVLDGTATNAFCAVRPCGHHAEPARAMGFCVFNNVAVGAEHARKRRGLTRVAVVDYDVHHGNGTQAMFWDDADLFFASTHQSPLYPGTGAMSETGVADNIVNAPLPPHAGTVEFRQAMERRILPALEEFRPELILISAGFDAHARDPLASLNFTGPDFEWATRKLVEAADRLCGGRVVTVLEGGYDMVGLAEGCAAHLQALMRA; this comes from the coding sequence ATGACCACTGCCATATTCACCCATCCGGACTTCCTGGCGCACGACACCGGCCCGGGGCACCCGGAGCGTCCGGAGCGAATCGCCGTGGTGTGGGAGGTTCTGGACCGCGACGAATTCCGCGATCTGCCCCGCTTCGAGGCGCCGGAAGCAGAGGTCGAGCAGCTCCGCTGGGTGCATGACCCGGCCTATGTGGACGCCGTGCTGAACGCGGTACCGGACAGCGGCCATGTCCGGCTGGACGCCGACACCGTGCTGTCGCCCACCTCGCGCTCGGCGATCCTGCGCGCCGCCGGAGCGGTCTGCGCGGCGGTGGACGCGGTGCTGGACGGGACGGCGACGAACGCCTTCTGCGCCGTCCGCCCCTGCGGTCACCACGCCGAGCCGGCCCGCGCCATGGGCTTCTGCGTCTTCAACAATGTGGCGGTTGGCGCGGAGCACGCCCGCAAGCGGCGGGGCCTGACACGGGTGGCCGTGGTCGATTACGACGTGCACCACGGCAACGGCACCCAGGCGATGTTCTGGGACGACGCCGACCTGTTCTTCGCCTCGACCCACCAGTCGCCGCTCTATCCCGGCACCGGTGCGATGAGCGAGACCGGAGTCGCCGACAACATCGTCAACGCGCCGCTGCCGCCCCACGCCGGGACGGTGGAGTTTCGTCAGGCCATGGAGCGCCGCATCCTCCCCGCGCTGGAGGAGTTCCGGCCGGAACTGATCCTGATCTCCGCCGGATTCGACGCCCACGCCCGCGACCCGCTGGCGTCGCTGAACTTCACCGGCCCGGATTTCGAGTGGGCAACCCGCAAGCTGGTCGAGGCGGCGGACCGGCTGTGCGGTGGCCGCGTCGTGACGGTGCTGGAAGGCGGCTACGACATGGTGGGGCTCGCCGAAGGCTGCGCCGCCCATCTTCAAGCCCTGATGCGCGCCTGA
- the recJ gene encoding single-stranded-DNA-specific exonuclease RecJ yields MTDTVPPFLNVAHSLSGKRWQARPYDERLAWGLAQGRGLPEIVGRVLAARGVTEEACDGFLNPTLKALLPDPSRFKDMDIAAERIARALMDGEPVAVFGDYDVDGATSSALLRRFFRAVGADLRIYVPDRMKEGYGPNGPALLRLKAEGVRLVVTVDCGISAFAALEAAAEAGLEVVVLDHHAAEPRLPPAVALVNPNRLDEDGAYRTLCAAGVTFLAVVAVNRALRSAGFYAGRNEPNLMEWLDLVALGTVCDVVPLTGLNRALVAQGLKVMARRANPGLSALSDVAGVKEKPDAYHAGFVLGPRVNAGGRVGASDLGARLLSTDDPMEAMELAQKLEAHNAERRAVEQGVLADAMARLEEHAEELAELVFVAGEGWHPGVIGIVASRLKERYSRPACVIALEEGADGTVIGKASGRSVRGVDLGAAVIAARQEGLLMAGGGHRMAAGFTVAGSRLADLQAFLTGRVAEQVAAAPLVPTLELDGALSVGAANTSLVDRLNQLGPFGTGNAEPRFAVTDARVVRADVVGANHVRCILQGSDGARLKAIAFRALESEMGKALLMGRGSPFHIAGVLRIDRWNGAEGVQLLIDDAAPAQTM; encoded by the coding sequence ATGACCGACACCGTTCCCCCCTTCCTGAACGTCGCCCATTCCCTGTCCGGCAAGCGCTGGCAGGCGCGGCCCTACGACGAGCGGCTGGCCTGGGGGCTGGCGCAGGGGCGGGGGCTGCCGGAGATCGTCGGGCGGGTGCTCGCCGCCCGCGGGGTGACGGAGGAGGCCTGCGACGGCTTTCTGAACCCGACGCTGAAGGCGCTGCTTCCCGACCCCTCCCGCTTCAAGGACATGGACATCGCGGCGGAGCGCATCGCCCGCGCCCTCATGGACGGCGAGCCGGTGGCCGTCTTCGGCGACTACGACGTGGACGGCGCCACCTCCTCCGCGCTGCTGCGGCGCTTTTTCCGGGCGGTGGGGGCGGACCTGCGCATCTACGTGCCCGACCGCATGAAGGAAGGCTACGGCCCCAACGGCCCGGCGCTGCTGCGGCTGAAGGCCGAGGGCGTGCGGCTGGTGGTGACGGTGGATTGCGGGATCTCCGCCTTCGCGGCGCTGGAGGCGGCGGCGGAGGCCGGGCTGGAGGTGGTGGTGCTCGACCATCACGCGGCGGAACCGCGCCTGCCGCCGGCCGTTGCCCTGGTCAACCCGAACCGGCTGGACGAGGACGGCGCCTATCGCACGCTGTGCGCGGCGGGGGTCACCTTCCTGGCCGTGGTGGCGGTGAACCGGGCGCTGCGCAGCGCCGGATTCTACGCGGGCCGCAACGAGCCGAACCTGATGGAGTGGCTCGACCTCGTGGCTCTGGGCACGGTGTGCGATGTGGTTCCCCTGACCGGGTTGAACCGGGCGCTGGTGGCGCAGGGGCTGAAGGTGATGGCGCGGCGCGCCAACCCCGGCCTGTCCGCCCTGTCCGACGTCGCCGGGGTGAAGGAGAAGCCGGACGCCTACCACGCCGGCTTCGTGCTCGGCCCGCGGGTCAACGCGGGCGGGCGCGTCGGCGCGTCGGACCTTGGGGCGCGGCTGCTCTCCACCGACGACCCCATGGAGGCGATGGAACTGGCCCAGAAGCTGGAGGCTCACAACGCCGAGCGCCGCGCGGTGGAGCAGGGCGTGCTCGCTGACGCCATGGCCCGGCTGGAGGAGCACGCCGAGGAGCTGGCCGAGCTGGTCTTCGTGGCGGGGGAGGGTTGGCATCCCGGCGTGATCGGCATCGTCGCCAGCCGCCTGAAGGAGCGCTACAGCCGCCCCGCCTGCGTCATCGCCCTGGAGGAGGGGGCGGACGGCACGGTGATCGGCAAGGCCTCGGGCCGTTCGGTGCGCGGGGTCGATCTCGGGGCGGCGGTGATCGCGGCGCGGCAGGAGGGGTTGCTGATGGCCGGCGGCGGGCACCGCATGGCGGCGGGCTTCACTGTGGCCGGGAGCAGGCTGGCCGACCTGCAGGCCTTCCTGACCGGCCGCGTCGCCGAACAGGTGGCCGCGGCCCCGCTGGTGCCGACGCTGGAACTGGACGGCGCGCTGTCCGTGGGGGCGGCGAACACGTCCCTGGTGGACCGCCTGAACCAGCTCGGCCCGTTCGGCACCGGCAACGCCGAGCCGCGCTTCGCCGTCACCGACGCCCGCGTGGTGCGGGCCGACGTGGTCGGGGCGAATCACGTCCGCTGCATCCTGCAGGGCAGCGACGGCGCCCGGCTGAAGGCCATCGCCTTCCGCGCGCTGGAGAGCGAGATGGGAAAAGCCCTGCTGATGGGCCGCGGATCGCCCTTCCACATCGCCGGTGTCCTGCGCATCGACCGCTGGAACGGGGCGGAGGGAGTCCAGCTCCTGATCGACGACGCCGCACCCGCGCAAACCATGTGA